One window from the genome of Cucumis melo cultivar AY chromosome 12, USDA_Cmelo_AY_1.0, whole genome shotgun sequence encodes:
- the LOC103502497 gene encoding uncharacterized protein LOC103502497 — translation MGPFSQSSDHIYILLVVDYASKWVRTISCMKNNAITVSKFLKRNIFTRFGTHRALISIKDLISLTHKVANIYHLQTNGYVELSNRKIKKILEKVVNSSHKDCADHLDSTFSAYCIAYKTPIRMSPYTLVLKKAWHLPLEFEHKELWSCKKLNFDPNTAGEARLLKLNELQEWCFQAYKNAKIYKEKTKAWHDSRINRYKLRVGQKVLLFNSRLQLFLDKLYSRWSRPFFVKQIFLHGVVEITSIDETNLFKVNGQRLKAYLKEEERVKFSMDLM, via the coding sequence ATGGGACCATTTTCTCAATCTAGTGACCACATCTACATCTTGTTGGTTGTGGACTATGCCTCAAAGTGGGTTAGAACAATCTCCTGTATGAAGAATAATGCGATTACTGTTAGTAAGTTCTTGAAGAGAAACATCTTCACGCGATTTGGGACCCATAGAGCCCTTATTAGTATTAAGGATCTCATTTCATTAACCCATAAAGTAGCCAATATCTACCATCTTCAAACAAATGGTTACGTGGAATTGTCCAACAGAAAGatcaagaagatattggaaaaAGTGGTAAACTCGTCCCACAAGGATTGTGCGGATCACCTGGATTCCACATTTTCGGCATATTGCATCGCGTACAAGACGCCTATTAGGATGTCTCCTTACACGCTAGTCTTGAAGAAGGCTTGGCATTTACCACTAGAGTTTGAACATAAGGAGTTATGGTCGTGCAAAAAGTTAAACTTCGATCCTAATACCGCAGGAGAGGCTAGGTTACTAAAGTTGAATGAGCTTCAAGAATGGTGTTTTCAAGCTTACAAGAATGCCAAGATCTATAAAGAAAAGACAAAGGCATGGCATGACAGCCGCATCAATAGATACAAATTAAGAGTTGGACAAAAAGTATTATTATTCAATTCGCGTCTACAACTATTTCTGGATAAGCTTTATTCGCGATGGTCAAGACCATTTTTTGTCAAACAAATCTTTCTACATGGTGTTGTGGAGATCACCTCGATCGATGAGACAAATCTGTTTAAGGTAAATGGGCAAAGACTCAAAGCGTACCTTAAAGAGGAAGAACGTGTTAAATTTTCTATGGATTTAATGTAA